A single window of Candidatus Eremiobacterota bacterium DNA harbors:
- a CDS encoding prolyl oligopeptidase family serine peptidase, with product MISAYSGIRLESGIVRESQYEHTQSRIGATPWDRPDLYIENSGLFGIKHITTPYLTIHNDMDGAVPQFQGIEFITAMRRLGKEAYLFSFDGEEHGLRDREHQKYWTVHLDEWFDYWLKGAPRPAWMNGVDYLHRGERNVRPLYGESD from the coding sequence ATGATCAGCGCGTACTCCGGCATTCGCTTGGAGAGCGGGATCGTGCGCGAGTCGCAGTACGAGCACACGCAGTCGCGGATCGGCGCGACGCCGTGGGACCGCCCCGACCTCTACATCGAGAACTCCGGCCTGTTCGGGATCAAGCACATCACCACGCCGTACCTGACGATTCACAACGACATGGACGGCGCCGTTCCGCAGTTCCAGGGGATCGAGTTCATCACCGCGATGCGGCGGCTCGGCAAGGAGGCATACCTCTTCTCGTTCGACGGCGAGGAGCACGGGCTGCGCGACCGCGAGCACCAGAAGTACTGGACGGTGCACCTCGACGAGTGGTTCGACTACTGGCTCAAAGGCGCGCCGCGCCCGGCCTGGATGAACGGCGTCGACTACCTGCACCGCGGCGAGCGCAACGTCCGCCCACTCTACGGCGAGTCCGACTAA